From one bacterium genomic stretch:
- a CDS encoding hydrogenase maturation protease produces the protein MEIKKFLKGKVVIIGIGNPLKGDDNAGNIIVKKLMEIVKSDKVNFLVVEEGIENFIGKIERLKSDNIIIVDAVNFKGKIGEIKIFYPDQLMKNTTTTHSFSLPDLLGIYNFKKCLIIGIQPGNLSFGTEISKEVKESVDKIVLLLAKYLTSQAGRRIYGKNKNQNREY, from the coding sequence ATGGAAATTAAAAAATTTCTAAAAGGGAAAGTTGTAATAATTGGAATTGGAAATCCTTTAAAAGGTGATGATAATGCTGGAAATATTATTGTTAAAAAACTTATGGAAATAGTTAAATCAGATAAAGTAAACTTTTTAGTAGTTGAAGAAGGAATTGAAAATTTCATTGGGAAAATAGAAAGATTAAAATCAGACAATATAATTATAGTTGATGCTGTTAATTTTAAAGGGAAAATAGGAGAAATTAAAATATTTTATCCTGACCAGTTGATGAAAAATACAACTACGACTCATTCTTTTTCTTTACCTGACCTTTTAGGTATATATAATTTTAAAAAATGTTTAATTATTGGAATTCAACCAGGAAACTTATCTTTTGGAACTGAAATAAGTAAAGAAGTTAAGGAAAGTGTTGATAAAATTGTTCTGTTGCTTGCTAAATATCTTACCAGTCAAGCAGGAAGGAGGATATATGGAAAAAATAAAAATCAAAATAGGGAATATTGA
- a CDS encoding 7-carboxy-7-deazaguanine synthase QueE: protein MKYNICEIFYSIQGEGKLQGFPFVFIRFSGCNLKCPWCDTKYALKKGYKIEIDEIIKKAGKYRCKNVCITGGEPYLQPLKPILEKLKENNFFVSIETNGTIWQDIKFDWITVSPKKQGKKYHKNGYDEKFIKVASEFKYVITGKDDFKFIDKEIRKNIVLQPVNNDKKISKLIIKYIKENPYLNYQIKLQLHKILKLP from the coding sequence GTGAAATATAATATCTGCGAAATTTTCTATTCAATTCAGGGTGAAGGAAAATTACAGGGATTCCCTTTTGTTTTTATCCGTTTTTCTGGGTGTAATTTAAAATGTCCTTGGTGTGATACAAAATATGCGTTAAAAAAAGGATATAAAATAGAAATTGATGAAATAATAAAAAAAGCTGGGAAATATAGGTGTAAAAATGTGTGTATTACAGGTGGAGAGCCATATTTACAACCATTAAAGCCAATTTTGGAAAAATTAAAAGAAAATAACTTTTTTGTCTCAATTGAAACAAATGGGACAATATGGCAGGATATAAAATTTGACTGGATAACAGTAAGTCCCAAAAAACAGGGAAAAAAATATCACAAAAATGGATATGATGAGAAATTTATAAAAGTTGCCTCTGAATTTAAGTATGTAATAACAGGGAAAGATGACTTTAAATTTATTGATAAGGAAATAAGAAAAAATATAGTACTTCAACCAGTTAATAACGATAAAAAAATTAGTAAGTTAATAATTAAGTATATTAAAGAAAACCCATATTTAAACTACCAGATTAAACTTCAACTTCATAAAATCCTCAAACTTCCATAA
- a CDS encoding DegT/DnrJ/EryC1/StrS family aminotransferase, protein MPGRELFGDEELKEVIDVMKRKVIFRYGFEKEREGIFKVVEFENEFSKFIGSKYSLGVSSGSSSLKVALESLNLPKGKEIITQCFTFSATIEAIRESGFIPVLCEIDKTLNMDVDDLKRKINNRTVAIMPVHMMGVPSRIEEICEIAKDRNLKVVEDNCQSTGALYKGKKLGTFGDIGCFSFDYVKVMTTGEGGMVVTDDEELYKQADYYHDHGHPHLPGVSRGEEKKLRDGFNFRMNELQGAIGIAQLKKLPEVIRRHKENKNKIKNGIKNLNGIEFREILDVDGDISTFLTMFLPDKEKAEKLKEKMRERGVAPATLNYWHFTANVEICGGNYPKSQELLERSVVLELKAIMSDEEIEKIIDVMKSF, encoded by the coding sequence ATGCCAGGTAGAGAATTATTTGGTGATGAAGAATTAAAGGAAGTTATTGATGTTATGAAAAGGAAAGTTATTTTCAGATATGGATTTGAAAAAGAAAGAGAAGGCATTTTTAAAGTAGTTGAATTTGAAAATGAATTTTCAAAATTTATTGGAAGTAAATATTCACTTGGTGTTTCTTCTGGGTCATCTTCTTTAAAAGTTGCACTTGAAAGTTTGAATTTACCAAAAGGGAAAGAAATAATTACTCAGTGTTTCACATTTTCTGCAACAATTGAAGCAATAAGGGAAAGTGGGTTTATTCCTGTTCTTTGTGAAATTGATAAAACCCTTAATATGGATGTTGATGACTTAAAAAGAAAAATAAACAACAGAACCGTTGCAATTATGCCTGTTCATATGATGGGGGTACCTTCCAGAATTGAAGAAATCTGTGAAATAGCAAAAGACAGAAATTTAAAAGTTGTTGAAGATAATTGTCAGAGTACAGGGGCATTATATAAAGGTAAAAAATTGGGAACATTTGGTGATATTGGATGTTTTTCTTTTGATTATGTAAAAGTTATGACAACAGGGGAGGGTGGTATGGTTGTAACTGATGATGAAGAATTATATAAACAGGCGGACTATTACCACGACCATGGGCATCCACATCTTCCTGGTGTATCAAGAGGCGAAGAAAAGAAGCTGAGAGATGGATTTAATTTTAGAATGAACGAATTACAGGGAGCAATAGGTATTGCTCAATTAAAAAAATTACCAGAAGTAATAAGAAGACATAAAGAAAACAAAAATAAAATAAAAAACGGAATAAAAAATTTAAATGGAATTGAATTTAGAGAAATACTTGATGTTGATGGTGATATTTCTACATTTCTAACAATGTTTTTGCCAGATAAAGAAAAAGCAGAAAAATTAAAAGAGAAAATGAGAGAAAGAGGAGTGGCACCGGCAACTTTGAATTACTGGCATTTTACAGCAAATGTTGAAATATGTGGTGGAAACTATCCAAAAAGTCAAGAACTTTTGGAGAGAAGCGTTGTTCTTGAATTAAAAGCAATTATGAGTGATGAAGAAATAGAAAAAATAATTGATGTTATGAAATCATTTTAA
- a CDS encoding biopolymer transporter ExbD, protein MKFKRHYQMTKGELNLTPLVDIIFQQIIYFMLTSSFIMQPGIKIKLPKASTSTETIQKQEIYVSISEEGIIFYNGQPVKLEELEEIFRQEKERRQKLTLVIKADENTKHGRVVQVMDTGRKQGIDKIAVATTPEL, encoded by the coding sequence ATGAAGTTCAAAAGACATTATCAAATGACAAAAGGAGAATTAAATTTAACTCCTCTTGTTGATATAATTTTCCAGCAAATTATATATTTTATGTTGACTTCAAGTTTTATAATGCAGCCAGGAATAAAAATTAAACTTCCAAAAGCATCTACATCAACTGAAACAATCCAGAAACAAGAAATATATGTAAGTATATCAGAAGAAGGTATTATTTTTTATAATGGACAACCAGTAAAATTAGAGGAATTAGAGGAAATTTTCAGACAGGAAAAAGAAAGGAGGCAAAAACTTACTCTTGTTATAAAAGCAGATGAAAATACAAAACACGGAAGGGTTGTTCAGGTAATGGATACAGGAAGAAAACAAGGGATAGATAAAATTGCAGTAGCAACAACTCCAGAACTTTAA
- a CDS encoding TonB family protein codes for MEPNRLLLKTFTISLFFHIVGISLFSIIFPIPPSKTLPIEVTLLPPAMDKKIQLETTEVLPNLPALETVSQSEKLAQSDNSSEIVKISEEKFTGFPEFIPTTKITGEFEIPQFQVKFPPLPSIIQQAQSEIRTKSNEIIEGPIGERKLIYKEPIEYPDWAEKNGIEGNIKIKFWVKADGKISETEIITSSGYPELDVYTMNKFMKYLFQPINKNEDVWGIITFIFRLK; via the coding sequence ATGGAACCTAATCGTCTACTTCTTAAAACATTTACTATAAGTTTATTTTTCCATATTGTTGGCATATCACTTTTTTCTATTATATTTCCTATTCCCCCTTCTAAAACATTACCAATTGAAGTAACTCTCCTTCCACCTGCAATGGATAAGAAAATTCAATTAGAAACAACAGAAGTTCTCCCAAATCTTCCTGCTCTTGAAACAGTATCTCAGTCAGAAAAACTTGCTCAATCTGATAATAGCAGTGAAATTGTAAAAATTTCAGAAGAAAAATTTACTGGCTTTCCTGAATTTATTCCAACAACAAAAATTACAGGTGAATTTGAAATACCTCAATTTCAGGTAAAATTTCCGCCACTTCCATCAATAATACAACAGGCACAATCAGAAATAAGGACAAAATCAAATGAAATAATAGAAGGACCAATTGGAGAAAGAAAACTTATATATAAAGAACCAATTGAATATCCTGATTGGGCAGAGAAAAACGGTATTGAAGGTAATATAAAAATTAAATTTTGGGTAAAAGCAGATGGAAAAATAAGTGAAACAGAAATTATTACTTCATCAGGATATCCAGAACTTGATGTATATACAATGAATAAATTTATGAAATATCTTTTCCAGCCAATAAATAAAAATGAAGATGTCTGGGGTATTATAACTTTTATTTTCCGACTGAAATGA